A single genomic interval of Sebastes umbrosus isolate fSebUmb1 chromosome 9, fSebUmb1.pri, whole genome shotgun sequence harbors:
- the LOC119494287 gene encoding zinc finger protein 853-like has protein sequence MEQEAVVLQEEMEQEAVVLQEEMEQEAVVLQEETEQEAVVLQEEMEQEAVVLQEEMEQEAVVLQEEMEQEAVVLQEEMEQKAVVLQEEMEQEAVVLQEAQQEAVVLQEETEQEAVVLQEEMEQEAVVLQEETEQEAVVLQEEMEQEAVVLQEEMEQEAVVLQEEMEQEAVVLQEEMEQKAVVLQEEMEQEAVVLQEEMEQEAVVLQEEMEQEAVVLQEEMEQEAVVLQEEMEQEAVVLQEAQQEEVVGEKEVEKKEKRRRVTVTIELLLEKSSSLFLPPSPPSSSTSPSCLNRPLTPITHHH, from the coding sequence ATGGAGCAGGAAGCTGTAGTGTTACaggaagagatggagcaggAAGCTGTAGTGTTACaggaagagatggagcaggaagctgtggtgttacaggaagagacggagcaggaagcTGTAGTGTTACaggaagagatggagcaggaagctgtggtgttacaggaagagatggagcaggAAGCTGTAGTGTTACaggaagagatggagcaggAAGCTGTAGTGTTACAGGAAGAGATGGAGCAGAAAGCTGTGGTGTTACaggaagagatggagcaggaagctgtggtgttacaggaagcacagcaggaagctgtggtgttacaggaagagacggagcaggaagctgtggtgttacaggaagagatggagcaggaagctgtggtgttacaggaagagacggagcaggaagctgtggtgttacaggaagagatggagcaggaagctgtggtgttacaggaagagatggagcaggaagctgtggtgttacaggaagagatggagcaggAAGCTGTAGTGTTACAGGAAGAGATGGAGCAGAAAGCTGTGGTGTTACaggaagagatggagcaggaagctgtggtgttacaggaagagatggagcaggaagctgtggtgttacaggaagagatggagcaggAAGCTGTAGTGTTACaggaagagatggagcaggaagctgtggtgttacaggaagagatggagcaggAAGCTGTAGTGTTACAGGAAGCACAGCAGGAAGAGGTAGTGGGAgaaaaggaggtggagaagaaggagaaaagaagaagagtgacTGTGACAATTGAGCTCTTGTTGGAGAAGAGtagctccctcttcctccccccttcacctccctcctcatctACCTCACCTTCCT